The DNA window ACACATGTCCATTCCGGCATTTACGGCTATTTTGATTGCTTCTTTTTCATTGTTAGCCACCCGATGCATTTTGTAGAGATTTGTTATATCATCCCAATCGGAAATTGTAAATCCCTCAAAACCCAGCTCTCCCTTAAGTACATCGGTGATCCAATACTTGTCTGCGTGAGAAGGTACTCCATTTAAGGTTCCGGAATTTAACATGACTGTCAGTGCACCATTTTCTACGGCTTTCTGAAATGGTGGCAAATAATACTGTCGCACTATTCTTTCGGGTAAATAGGTCGGGGATCTGTCTTTTCCGTTATATGGCATTCCGTAGCCAATGAAATGCTTTAGGCAAACCGCTGATTTATCAAAATCAGAAATATCATCACCTTGTGCACCCTTGATATATGCCAGGCCCATTTCAGTGCTGAGATAGGTATCTTCTCCGAAACTTTCAAATATTCTTCCCCATAAGGGTTGTTTGCTTACATCGAGAACCGGTGCATAATTCCAGGGAATTCCAGAAGCCTTAATTTCATAAGAAGTTACAGAACCGGTTTTCTTTGCTAATTCGGTATTCCAGGTTGCCGCCAATCCGAGCTGATGTGGAAATATCGTTGATTTAGCCGTGTAATTAGCGCCATGAACGGCATCAATGCCATAAATTATTGGAATTACCAATCTTGAATTCTTTTGATTGTATTCGTGCAGAATAGAAATTATTTTTCTCCATTCGCGCATTTCCATAGGATAGCTTCCCAGATTCTGTACCGAACCTACATGTTTGTTGATTATTAGCTCGGCCATTTTTTCCGCATCGAGTTCAATGGTATCGCGATGCATCCAGAATTCACCGCGAGCCAAGGCCATCAAACTGATATTGCACATTTGACCTGCCTTCTCTTCCAATGTCATTTGGTTGACAAGAGAATCTATAAAGGCTTCCTCTGTATCAATGACATCATTCTGCTTACATGAGATTAAAAACAGAATGACATATGCGCTGACTATACAAATGAAACTCGTTTTCATTGGCTGAGCTTATTTCTTACCATAAACTCTTACATAATCCAATATCATTTTTTGAGAAGAAACAGTTTCATCAATGCCTTGTTGGCCTCCCCATCCTCCGCCAATGGCGAGGTTTAAAATAATATTTTGTGGTTTATCGAAAGGCCATGATAAGGGCGAACTGGTATCTTCGTATTTAAGATATTCTCTGCCGTCTACGCTTGCTACAATTCCTTCAGGGCTCCAGTCGATAGCGTATATATGATAATTCTGATACATGCTATCTACATCTACAATACCCGTTTTCTGATTTCCAATTTTGAAATAATAGGCGCGACAATGAATAGAAGCATGCGCTTGCCCTTTGCCGGTATTATCATCCATTTCATAGCCAACACTTTCAAGTATGTCTATCTCCCCGCAATACGGCCATGATTTTTCATCAACATATTCATCGCCTAAGGTCCAGCCGGCGGCCCAATTACCCCTATAAGGAGGGACTTTTGCCCTGAATTCCATTCGTCCGTATAAAAATGTCACTTTTCCCCTTGTGGTTAATCTTGCAGAAGTCCAGGGATAACCCATATCATCTTTTCTGGCTTCAATGATCAAATTGCCATTTTCCAATCTGGCATTTTCAGTTTTTTTAACGGTATAATATTGCAATTCATTATTGCCCCATCCCCAATTTCCTACATCATAAGTCCATTTGCTGGTATCGGGCTCACCAGTACCCTCAAATTCATCTGACCAGACTAATTCCAGCGAGTCACCTTCCATATTTTGCTCCATTACACGTGGTGTTCTCTGGTGTTTTCTAATAAGCTCAAATTCAATTTTATCGACTGAAACGTTTCCTTCAGTTAAATGCAAACTCATGGGGTGAATGCCCTTATTTAATGGGCTGCCATCAATTGACATTTCTACAAAGTCTTCCGTTCCATTATTTGCGAAAGCCAGGTTCCCGGTTATGTTATAGGTTCTGTCATCCTTATTTCCAATATAATCCTCTATCCAAAGAATGGATTTCTCAGCATTTGATTTTGCATAAATACTGACTTTATAACGTCCGGCGGTAGGTATATCTATTTCAAAATCTATATTGCTGCCAACCTTTGAAAAATCTACAGAGTTTTCATTTTTTGTAATATTTTCTGATTTGGCAATAAAGTTTTCTACTTCGAAAATTACCTTATTAGCATCGGCCGATTCATTTTCAACTTGCTCAGTATCAGTTTCTGAACAGGAAACAAGCATTATTAAGGATCCAAATGCGATGGCATATAAAATTCTTTTCATCTTTAATTTATTTTACTAATTGAGATTCTAATTCTTCCAGTGATTTGCCTTTTGTTTCCGGAACCACCAAAAGGATAAATATTAATCCGGCTGCAGAAAAAAGGCCATAAATCAAAAATGTCAGTGAGCTGCCTAAATTCGCTAGCTCCCATGGGAATACAAGCTGAACTCCAAAACTTACGCCTGAATTGATCAAGCCAACAAAGGAAATTGCCAATCCGCGTATATAATTTGGAAACAGCTCAGAAAAAAGAACCCACATGACCGGCCCTATGGAAATCGCAAAGGAAGCCACAAAGCCTAGTATTCCAAACAGGATCAAATAGGCATTCATGGTCACTGCTGAGGTAATCAATTCAGATTCATAGGTCTGTGCTACAGATTCTCCCAAAGTATTTCTAATAGCTTCTTTAAAGCTGAGGTCGTTTTCATAGGTCCTTCCAATAATTGGAGCCAATTTAACTTTATCCACTTGTTCAGGAAGCGATTTAATAGATGCTTCCGTTAAAGTATAGGATGCATTATTAAATCCATAGGCTAATAAAAACATACAAATGGCAATACCGGTGGTTCCTAAAATCAATAATGGTTTCCTTCCCAATTTGTCGATCATCAGGATTGCAAGCACCGTAAATATCAGATTGATCAAACCGACTAAAATTGCCTGGCTAAAAGAAGCATCCGTTCCTATTCCCGATTGCTCAAAGATCATAGGCGCATAGAAGAATACAGAGTTGATCCCGGTAATTTGTTGCAGGACCCCGATGACCAAGCCAATGGTCAAAACAAGTCTTAACGATGGTTTCAAAAGATCTTTTATGGGAGCTGTTTTAGGCTTGGACTTTTTCTCGGCTTCAATGCTGGCCTTTACGGATTCGATGATTTCTTTTGCTTCATCTTCAGAGGTAGCCCTTACCATTATTTCATAAGCCTCTTCGTATCTGCCTTTCATTGCCAACCAACGCGGGCTGCTTGGCACAAGAAATAATCCAAAAAAATACAAAATCGCAGGAAGGGCTTCCAGACCTAGCATCCATCTCCAATTATATGCATCAAATTTCAAAGCAATGGCCCAGTTAGCATCAGATTCTCCCAATTGAAGAATTAAATAATTGGTAAAAAAAGCCACAGAGATTCCAAGTACAATATTGAGCTGATTAAATGAAACCATTCTTCCACGCATGTCGGGTGGTGAAATTTCAGCGATGTACATTGGTGCAATAATCAAGGATGCTCCAACGCCCAAGCCTCCAATCATTCTTGCAATAACCAAAAAGATAAAGCTCGGTGCTATGGCAGAACCAATGGCAGAAACAAAATAAAGAATGGCAGCAATAGTTAAAATATTCTTCCGGCCGTATCTGTCACTTAGAGGCCCGGACATCAACATGGCAAGTGTGGCCGAGAGTGTTAAAGAGCTTACCGCCCAACCTAATTGAAGTTTTGTAAGGCTAAACTCCAGTTCAACAAATTTATTTACACCCGAGATAACAGATGCATCAAAACCCATTAAAAACCCTCCTAAGGCTACGATTAGCGCTGTAAGGACAATAAATTTCTTTTTCCCCATTTTCTTTTCAAAAAACCCTCTCAGTATGGAATATTTCCAAATGCAAGACTTGTATCAGGTCTCAACT is part of the Hyphobacterium sp. CCMP332 genome and encodes:
- a CDS encoding glycoside hydrolase family 16 protein, with protein sequence MKRILYAIAFGSLIMLVSCSETDTEQVENESADANKVIFEVENFIAKSENITKNENSVDFSKVGSNIDFEIDIPTAGRYKVSIYAKSNAEKSILWIEDYIGNKDDRTYNITGNLAFANNGTEDFVEMSIDGSPLNKGIHPMSLHLTEGNVSVDKIEFELIRKHQRTPRVMEQNMEGDSLELVWSDEFEGTGEPDTSKWTYDVGNWGWGNNELQYYTVKKTENARLENGNLIIEARKDDMGYPWTSARLTTRGKVTFLYGRMEFRAKVPPYRGNWAAGWTLGDEYVDEKSWPYCGEIDILESVGYEMDDNTGKGQAHASIHCRAYYFKIGNQKTGIVDVDSMYQNYHIYAIDWSPEGIVASVDGREYLKYEDTSSPLSWPFDKPQNIILNLAIGGGWGGQQGIDETVSSQKMILDYVRVYGKK
- a CDS encoding sugar porter family MFS transporter, with amino-acid sequence MGKKKFIVLTALIVALGGFLMGFDASVISGVNKFVELEFSLTKLQLGWAVSSLTLSATLAMLMSGPLSDRYGRKNILTIAAILYFVSAIGSAIAPSFIFLVIARMIGGLGVGASLIIAPMYIAEISPPDMRGRMVSFNQLNIVLGISVAFFTNYLILQLGESDANWAIALKFDAYNWRWMLGLEALPAILYFFGLFLVPSSPRWLAMKGRYEEAYEIMVRATSEDEAKEIIESVKASIEAEKKSKPKTAPIKDLLKPSLRLVLTIGLVIGVLQQITGINSVFFYAPMIFEQSGIGTDASFSQAILVGLINLIFTVLAILMIDKLGRKPLLILGTTGIAICMFLLAYGFNNASYTLTEASIKSLPEQVDKVKLAPIIGRTYENDLSFKEAIRNTLGESVAQTYESELITSAVTMNAYLILFGILGFVASFAISIGPVMWVLFSELFPNYIRGLAISFVGLINSGVSFGVQLVFPWELANLGSSLTFLIYGLFSAAGLIFILLVVPETKGKSLEELESQLVK